Below is a genomic region from Zea mays cultivar B73 chromosome 9, Zm-B73-REFERENCE-NAM-5.0, whole genome shotgun sequence.
CTTTACTTGGTCTGATCTAAACTATTATCTTTCTTATTATTTCTTAATTTAATGAAACGCAGCTCTCCTATGTTTTCGAGAGAGTAAGTCAACTGCACTTGGTGTGGAAACATGAAGGATACAGTAATGATGGACAATTTCCAGAATTTCGGACAACAAAGTACTCGTCATATTACTCTATCCAAAGTAAAAGATGTTTTAGTTTTTAACACGATAGATAAGAGAAAACATGAAACAAAAAGGCCATTAATTAGGGACAAAACGGGAACAAAAGATCAGAGGAACCAACACACCCACAATGCAACAGCCTTTGTCTCAAACAAAATCAAGAAAAGGAACGACTGAGAGCTTATATGATTGGTAACATTTACCAGCAACAGCCTTTGTCTCGAACAAAAAACAAGGAACAACGGATAGCTTATATGGTTAGTAACAATACCGAGTTACTTGTAGAGGAATGCAACTCTAGGTTATAGTTACAATCCCCAAAGGCCTGAGTAGGTTGACAGCTGAGTATGTGTTAAATGGGACCAGAACTTCCGCAAACTCAAGCAAAACAAGATATCAGTAACATATTCATTTCTCAGGCTTCAGAAGTCCCGGCAAGCTGTAACGGACACCAACGGAATATTGGCAAGCACATATGCTAAGATTCTTGACTTGTCGCTGGCATGTCTTCTTGGCTAGAAGGGGCGTCTGGAATACTGGCGGAGCGGCCTTGTTTCCTTTCTGCCTGTAGTGATCGACACAGGGACTCAAGTGTCTCCTTTTGGTTTTTCAATTTCTCTATTTGCTTCTTCGTTAGCTCACGCTGCAAGGCATCATAAATGGGTCCAGATTAGCAAATACCGCTTATATAATGCAGGATCAACTGGCACAAGATTTTCCTAGTATGCATAGAAAGACAAATCTAACTCTATAAACTAGAGAACAGGTCCTAATTTTTCAAACACGGTAAAGGAGATCAATGTACTGTGCTAAGAAAGCAGGCAGGTATAGTTGTCGACCTGTGGTCATCTCTAATTCCCTTCACTGCACCATTTGGGTCTAGGGCTCCCCATCTCCAACCGGAAGCTTAGAAGATCAAATCTGCTTAACTGGGTGGAGAAGATTGCTGATAGGCTTCCCAGCTGGAAGGCTAATCTCCTTAATTTGGCTGGAAGAACAACTCTTGTTAATTCAGTTTTATCTGCTAATTGCCCTAAATGTTCCTAGTTGGGTCCTCAAAGCTATAGATAAGATTAGAAAGGCTTTTCTTTGGAAAGGTCGGAAGGAGGTCAATGGAGGTAGTTGTTTGGTGGCATGAGATATAGTGACATGACCCCGGTGCCTAGGTGGTCTTGGAGTGCCAAACCTTCGGTTCATGGGTTGGGCGCTGCAACTCAGATGGCTTTGGTTCCGCAAAACAGACCCTTCTAAACCCTGGTACGGTTTAGATTTTAATGTCCAAAAACAAGTTCGAGACTTTTTTGCAATCTCAGTGGTGACCATAGTTGGCAATGGGCAGAACACATTTTTTTGGAAAGATCGGTGGCTTAATGGTGAGACCATTGCTGAGTTAGCACCAGCGGTGGCTGCTGCTGTTGCGCCTAAGGTGGCTGCTTCTAGAACAGTTGCTCAGTGTCTTACTAACCGAAGTTGGGTTGCAGATATCAAGCCAGTGTTGTCCATCAATGGCATTCATCAGTATCTTATTCTTTGGGACTTATTGGAGAATATGGTTCTCACTGAGGAAGCTGATAAGCATATCTGGAGGCATACTGCCAGTGGGACCTTCTCTTCCAAATCCTGTTATCGAGCATTTTTTTGGGGGGTCTATTGCTTTTGAACCCTGGAAAAGACTTTGGAGATCATGGGCTCCTCATAAATGCAAATACTTCCTTTGGCTAGCAATTAGAAACAAGTGTTGGACTGCCGATAATCTCGAGAAGAGGGGGTTGCAACACCCAAACTGTTGCCCTTTATGTGATCAGGAAAGGGAAACAATACAGAACATCCTCACTACCTGTGTTTTTGACCTGCAATTCTGGTTTACTATTTTTGACTCTATCGAGATGAGGCACCTTGCACCTAGGGCTGATGAGCGTTCGTTTGAGGACTGTTGGAGGAAGGCCAACAAAGGTACAAGGAAGGATAAGAGAAAAGGAATTAACTACGTCATCATTTTGGGGGCTTGGTGTCTCTGGCTGCATAGAAATAGAACAGTCTTTGATGGGGATCGACCTTCCATTCAGAGGGTGCAGCAGCATTTTAGCGACGAGTTCTATTGTTGGCTCCTGGCGGGCGCCAGGTTTTTGGGTCAGCTTGGTCTCCCTAGTTCTTTGAGTTAATCGGATCTAATCCGTGTACTCCTTTGtatccttttttcttttcttttgtttcTTTTCCTGTTTTGGCTTGGGTGTAAGTCCTGTTTTTCTTTCTCTAATATAAAGATGTGCAGCTCTCATGCGCGTTCCAGAAAACATAGCAACCACTTTTAGTACAGCTAGAGGCTAGGCTTTTGCGATGCACGTATTACCTCTTCAATGAGCTTCACAAGAGCAATATCTGAGTTCTCACATTTTCCCTTCAGAAATTCATTGTCCTTCTTAAGATTTTTTATCACCAAAATCATCTGATGAAAAAGATCATACGAGAGTTTTACTTCAGTCAACTATTGACAAGTAAAGTAGATACAATAATATTGAGCATTATGTAGAGCATACTTTTTCCATCTCCTGCTTGTAAGTTTCAAAGACTTCATTGCTTTTTGACAGGGCATCCTGATAAAGGTATAACAAAAAAAGATTAGAGTGCTTCAAAACAAATTCCATGCTCAACTTTTAAACCTTCACCTGCAAGGGCAAAAATGGTCACTACTAAAGTGGGCAAAGTGCACGGGTAGTTTACATGTTTTGTTGGGTTTCATATATAACCTACACCAACTTGATTGGGATTTGGGACCAAAGCCATGTACTGTCATTATCATCTTCATCTACTTGGGGACCATGTGTTGTCATTATCATCGTCTTAGAAGTGTAAGTACCTGAAAGTGCTGAAATCTTTCTCCATCCGAAGCTAGTTGCAACCGCAGGTTCTTCTCAGTAGTCATAAGCTGAGAAACTTGCTCGGCATACAACTGCATTTGGGTATGTTCGTGAGCAGCCTTCTCTTGATGTTGTTGAAGTCTCAGATCAGCAAGCTCAAGTTCCATCATTTTCTCTTTCAACTATACATGCCATAACAAGATAACCAAGAGCACAGCAAATAGCATTTAAAACTACTAAGAACAATATTGTCATAGAAATATCAGTGAGACTTCAAGGTCTGTTAATAAATATCATACTTGGTGAGCATATTTCTGCTGAGTAATGTTATACTGATCAGCAATGTCTTTGAGTTTACTTCTCAACCTACAAAGGCAACAACTGTCAGTGTACCAGGCTAGAAATGTCAGAAGGCACTTTCACAATGAGTTGCTAACGAAATCAACTAATGGAACTcctaaggctgtctccagcagctTACTCATCATATTTCTCAtctcctatttcaaacttcactctatgAACAGTGCAGTCTACAGTACAAAACAATGTTTTACACGGCTTTATTCACGATCTGCTAAAGACAACATAATATTTAAGATATGAATAAGGTTAGTATCTTACATATTGTTCTCTTCTAGCTGAGCAATGCACTCAACCCTCTGCTCCTCAAGCTTGACACTGACACCCTACAAAAATATCATGAAAATTTGAATATTTGATAAATAAGAGCTAAAATTTAGACATACAAGCAAGAAAATGAAAGAACTTGTATATATTTATCATATATCATAATGAGATGATGTATTTTGAGCTGTCAACCTTTATGGCGATATCAAATTTTTCAGACAATTCCATACGCATGTTCTGTCCCTCCGTCGACACCCTTTGGCACTCTTCCTGAGATAAAGATGCTAAAATGGTataaaaatttaaaaaaaaattGAAAAGAACTCTTTTATAGCGCTTTGATTCAAAGAACAAATACACTGAACATACCTTTAGCATTTTGTTTTGACGCTGAAACTCCCTACAAAGAGATTCTAGTTTTTCTTTAACTCCAATGGCTGCAAGGACCCAAACATAAATGACAAACGTTTAAGTAGAGGGAAAATTGGATTCATACCATAAAAAACCAATCTTCAGATATATACCATCAAAAGGGTGAGATAGTATAGAAATCTACCATTTCGTTTAACCCTGTTAGCTTAACCGTTAGTTCTATTTGACCAGCTGCGCGCCTACGCCTGCTACAACTGCGAATTAGGTTCTAGCTGGCACCGCTGCTACTGAATTCAGGGGGGGAAGATAAGGAGTACAAGGTCGGGCGCTACTGCACCTCCGGGAAGCGGAGCACGATGAAGAAGAGAGAGGGGCCGTCGAGTCTGGCCGCATAGGAGGCGGCGAAGTCAGTGGTATTGAAGCTGGTGCCCTCGAGCGCGCTGCAGAGGAGGTCAAAGGTGAAGAGGAGGGTCAGAGAGATGAAGAGCACATAGTGGCCGGCGCCCTCCTGCACCTCCAGGTACGACGTGACAGCCGCCATGGAGGCGCCGAGCGCGAAGGCGCACAACACCCACAGGAACGTCACCACGGCGTCcgaggctgccacgcgaaccgccGATTCCATCGCCATCCGCTACTGCGCCGGCGTCAGCCTTATTCCTGTCTCGTTTGTGGCTCGATCAGTAGAAGATTGGATTGGGGTTTTAGAAAGGGAAAATTGGATCACATTCAGCGGCAGCAATGCCATCCAGAATCCAATCCGTAGTTGTAGCAGGCGCAGCAGCTGGTCAAATAGAACTAACGATTAAGCTGACAGGGTTAAACAGAATGGTAGATTTCTATACTATCTCACCCTTTTGATGGTATATATCTGAAATGAATTCTTttgatggtatatatctaaatatTGGTTCTTTTGATGGTACGAATCTAATTTTTCCCTTAAGTAGATGAATTCTATGAGCACAATGTGCGCATACCAGTTCATATGCAACAATCAAAATACACAACTTTTAGCGGCACTGAATTATCTATGCTAATAAGAAGTTTTAATTAACATCTTAGCACATGAACATAGGGGGTCATCCATTCGACCAAAAAAACACACATGTTTTGTCGGTGAAGATACAAAGGATAATCACAAAGGGAGGCATGCACTCATTGAATTCAACTGTACAATGATCACATATTCAAGTTAAAAACTAACCTGCATCCCTTTCTGCAACAACTTTGTGGTATTGCTGGGCCAGTTCAAACAACTCTCTGTCCTTCTCAAGCTTGCTACGTTTCACAACCTTACGTTTCGGCTCAACGCTCCCCTACAAAAGCAAGTAAATCAATCCCATTTCACGGACAAATTCTTCTTGCAAACGTTTATATGATACTATGTgaatatgtgataaacaatattgaTCACTTTTTGAGCAGTTGGAGCGCCCACTAGCTCTGATGCACAATTCTTCAAGGATGCTTCACCTGTAAAAGACACAGTAAAACATGGTAAGGAAACACAGCCCCTAAGGTACATTTGGGCTCAAACTCCACCGTGATGAAAATCTTAATTTTCTTATGTTTACACAACCGCTAGAGGAATGTCTGCCGTTCAGAAATAGTAAATAGGATCGGGAAGCCCATTTGTGAATGAAAAAATTCCCATTTGTGGATGAAAAAAATAAAAATCGATAGAGGACTACAGAGGATCACCTCTTGCAGCGCCGGTGGGTCCGTTCTCCTCTAGAGCGCGTTCTGGCTCGGCGGCAGCGTCCAGAGaaagtgtgcccaaggcttcagcaGCGGCGGCCGAGGAGGCATCTTCGGCGCTGGACGCAGGGAGGGGGGGATCGTTTAGGGTTTCCTCGCCGCCTGGGTTGGTCGCGGCGGGGATATCGGAGTTGAGCGCATCATCAACGATGGGCGCGGAGAAGGGAAACGTCGCGTCCGTGCCAGGGCTCTCGGAGTCGGGAACGAAGCCGTCGGGGAGGGAGTTAGCCTCCGGGAGGCGCGTCACCAGCGAGCCTTCCATTGCGCGTGTGCCACTGCGATGCTCTCCTTTCTCTTTTAAGTGGCGTTTgggaaggtgggaaatggagaaaCGAGTGCTGGAAATGGGATATGAGGAGTGAGCGCCACAGTCCTCGGCGCGATTGGGCAGCGGCACTAGTTCAGATCCCCGCGAGCATCGAGGCTGCGGCTAGCTCTCCGGTGCCGCTGTATCGCTAAGCTcgtcgccgccgcgccctcctccaGTCCTCCTTTCCCTGAATTCTGTCTCGTGTAAGGCTGATTCTAACGATGCCCCCCTCGTCTCCTCTATTTATACTTTCTATTAATTTTTAAATACTCTGCCCTTTTCCATTTCTCCCTCTATTTCTCTTCCTCTCCGACCATTGCCCCCATTCATCTCATTTACGCATTAACTCAGCTATTTAACTTGTATACATCATTTTTAAGTTTAAAAATTATATAGTATTTATAGTATCATAATACATATTGTTATCATCTAATTAAACATGAAAAAGATTAATTACATACTTAATAACAGTGATTAGTGAATGGGAGATTAGTGCTCCCTTCCTTTAGGACTAGTTTGGAAGTCGCAAAACCAGATCTTATTTGTCTTAAGAGGAGAAAATTCTCTGACAACTGAATAGAGGGGGAGATGGAGGGTGGACCGTTGGAATGCAGAGGGGGAGGAAGTACACGGAGATTAGAGGGAGGGGGATAGAGGGTGTGTCGATGGAGTCGGCCTAAGGCTCTCCCCAGCGGTTGTCACCACCGTTTATAAAACTGTACAAAACAATGTTTTATATGGTATGTTGGACACAGTCTAACGCCAATAAtacttttgtcggggaccataattaggggtaccctcaagactcctaattctcagctggtaacccccatcagcataaagctgcaaaggcctgatgggtgcgactaagtcagggatcagtccattcagcgactcgatcacgcctcgcccgagcctagcctcggacaagggcagccgaccccagaggatttccgtctcgtccgaggcccccctccaacggcgaacatattttcggctcgcccgaggccctgccttcgctaagaagcaaccctgactaaattgccgcaccgaccgaccaagtcgcaggagcatttaatgcaaaggtggcctgacacctttatcctaacgcgcgcctcccggcagagccgaagtgaccgccgtcacttcgccgctccactgaccggcctgacagaaggacagcgccgcctgcgccactccgactgcggtgccatttgatagagtgaggctgacaggcagtcaggccccgccggaggcaccataggaagttccgcttcgcccgacccagggctcggactcgggctaagtcccggaagacggcgaactccgctccgcccgacccagggctcggactcgggctaagtcccggaagacggcgaactccgctccgcccgacccagggctcggactcgggctaagtcccggaagacggcgaactccgctccgcccgacccagggctcggactcgggctaagtcccaaaagacgacgaactccgctccgctcgacccagggcttggactcgggctaagtcccagaagacgacgaactccgcttcgcccgaccccagggctcggactccgccctggcctcagccgacgacctccgcctcgcccgacccaggggcttggactcggcctcggccacggaagacagactcgaccttggcttcggaggagcctccgcatcgcccaacctagggcgcaggccagccacgtcaacaggaggcgccatcatcaccctaccccgagctgactcaggccacagggaaccagaccggcgtcccatctggctagctccgccagataggcaatgatggcgccccgcatgctctgtgacgacggcggctctcagcccccttacggaagcaagaggacgtcagcaaggacccaactgctccgacagctgtccctccgccaggctccatcgctcctccgacggccacgacatcacaccagctgggtgccaaaatctctccggctgccacgacggcatgtacttagggcgctagctctcccccgctagacacgtagcactctgctacacccccccattgtacacctggatcctctccttacgcctataaaaggaaggaccagggccctcttagagagggttggccgcgcggggacgaggacgagacaggcgctcgcttggggccgcccgctccctctcccgcgtggacgcttgtaaccccctactgcaagcgcacccgacctgggcgcgggacgaacacgaaggccgcgggattcccacctctctcacgccggtctccggccgcctcgctctccccccttcgcgctcgccctcgcgctcgacccatctgggctggggcacgcggcgacactcactcgtcggcccagggaccccccggtctcgaaacgccgacagttggcgcgccaggtaggggcctgctgcgtgttgacgaacagcttcccgtcaagctccagatgggcagtctccaacaacctctctaacccgggacggtgctccgttttgggagtcttgagttcatgtccctcgacggcggctacgacatgatactccttccaccgccgcgcgacaacgacaatggcggccggcagcccgcccgccggcagcggaatcgacgacgtcttccccgcgtggtggaagatcgaccttcgagctcatcctgccctttcccccgccgatggaggggaaggcagggcgaccaaggccaagcaggaggcagcgcctcgttggctgttgagcgagccgacagcgccggcaccccaacgaggggcacaccgggtatcgacttcgcgcctgagtcgaagacgagcgccgtctccccgcgacacgcccatcccaagcaagcggacgacgccagcgcgctcgcggagagcttgctggatgtcaccctcgcacctgagacgacggtgcagtcagtccccgacgtgacttcatcgccgctcgtcgaccaaaaggtaccgaccgattcccatcctacgtcatttggattcagcctcaacccgcctggcGACCTCGCTTTAGCGGACGCTCTCGtaaaggcgagtccaaaccctctggggtttcgcatgcggtcgccttaggaccgactgacggacgtctcgacctacgggccctctgggtccgaggaagacgatgggcctagcatctgttgggatt
It encodes:
- the LOC100194064 gene encoding alpha-taxilin isoform X1, translated to MEGSLVTRLPEANSLPDGFVPDSESPGTDATFPFSAPIVDDALNSDIPAATNPGGEETLNDPPLPASSAEDASSAAAAEALGTLSLDAAAEPERALEENGPTGAARGEASLKNCASELGSVEPKRKVVKRSKLEKDRELFELAQQYHKVVAERDAAIGVKEKLESLCREFQRQNKMLKEECQRVSTEGQNMRMELSEKFDIAIKGVSVKLEEQRVECIAQLEENNMLRSKLKDIADQYNITQQKYAHQLKEKMMELELADLRLQQHQEKAAHEHTQMQLYAEQVSQLMTTEKNLRLQLASDGERFQHFQDALSKSNEVFETYKQEMEKMILVIKNLKKDNEFLKGKCENSDIALVKLIEERELTKKQIEKLKNQKETLESLCRSLQAERKQGRSASIPDAPSSQEDMPATSQES
- the LOC100194064 gene encoding alpha-taxilin; amino-acid sequence: MEGSLVTRLPEANSLPDGFVPDSESPGTDATFPFSAPIVDDALNSDIPAATNPGGEETLNDPPLPASSAEDASSAAAAEALGTLSLDAAAEPERALEENGPTGAARGEASLKNCASELVGAPTAQKGSVEPKRKVVKRSKLEKDRELFELAQQYHKVVAERDAAIGVKEKLESLCREFQRQNKMLKEECQRVSTEGQNMRMELSEKFDIAIKGVSVKLEEQRVECIAQLEENNMLRSKLKDIADQYNITQQKYAHQLKEKMMELELADLRLQQHQEKAAHEHTQMQLYAEQVSQLMTTEKNLRLQLASDGERFQHFQDALSKSNEVFETYKQEMEKMILVIKNLKKDNEFLKGKCENSDIALVKLIEERELTKKQIEKLKNQKETLESLCRSLQAERKQGRSASIPDAPSSQEDMPATSQES